The DNA segment ggaatacataggatcccagaGTCAGAAGgggctactaagggccatatagtccaactcaacttctgccatgcaggaatacataggaccctagagtgaGAAGGGGCAATTGAGAGCCGTAGACTAACCTGCCGCCCTCCACCATCTTTGTCCGCCATCTTTCCTGCGCAGTGCGACATGCAGAAGCTGACGGTGGACGAACTGAAGCGCCTTCTCTATGACACTTTCTGCGAACATCTCTCCATGAAAGACATCGAGAACATCATCATGACTGAGGAGGAGAGCCACATGGGGAACGCCGAGGAGTGCGCCGTCGATGTCGAACGTAAGCCGAGATGCCGGATGCCGTGCGGCACCGGGTCAGAGTGACCATGCACAAATAAGTATGCAAAACCACGCACAAATACAATGTGCGATGTGCAACTGTGTACGCAAATAGGACATGAAAAGCGTTTCATGACACGATTTCGCGACCTGGCTCTTTTTTTAACGTAATCGCATCACTTCATATGCCTTTTATAGCAACAAATTTAATTCCGTGTCTCGCTTCTTCTCACCGCAGCGTGTTCGAACCAACAGATCCGACAGACGTGCGTCCGGAAAAGCCTCATCTGCGCCTTCGCCATCGCGTTCATCATCAGCGTCATGCTCATCGCCGCAAACCAGGTGCTGCGCAGTGGGATGAAATAGCTGCGCCGGGATGGCGGACGGAGAAACAGACGCGGTCCCCAGAGCGGGGACAAAAATGGAAATCCACAAACTATACCGTTCTATGGATACCGGACGCGGCACCATTTTCTTGGAGGAGTCCTCTTCGCGACGCGTCCATCTTGTCTGCACGGTTTCGTCCCGGATTCGCGCCGGGGGGGGTCCCTGCATGGCGGGAATTTTTTGCGCACTCAATTTTTCCGAAGCATGC comes from the Sceloporus undulatus isolate JIND9_A2432 ecotype Alabama unplaced genomic scaffold, SceUnd_v1.1 scaffold_10126, whole genome shotgun sequence genome and includes:
- the LOC121918391 gene encoding calcium-binding protein 7-like codes for the protein LTCRPPPSLSAIFPAQCDMQKLTVDELKRLLYDTFCEHLSMKDIENIIMTEEESHMGNAEECAVDVEPCSNQQIRQTCVRKSLICAFAIAFIISVMLIAANQVLRSGMK